The Streptomyces sp. NBC_00483 genome contains the following window.
CGAGGTCGTCCCCGTTGCCGTTCGCCGGCTTCGGCATGCGCAGGCCGAAGTCGTAGATCCACGCGGTCTTGCGGTCGCTGCAACGCAGCTCGTACGGGCGCTCGTCGGTGACCTCGACGCCCAGGCGCTGGAGCACCGGCAGGACGGCGGAGAGCGAGACGGGCGCGCCGATCCGGTAGATCTTGAAGCGGCGCTCGCCGGGGGCCGCGCCCACCGGCTCGTACAGGGAGAGCTCGAAGTCCTTGTTCTCCTGCGTGAGCTGTTCGAGGTGGACCAGGTCGGCCACGGCGGCGCGCGGCGAGTGGTCGGCCTTGAAGCCCTCGGGGAACGCCTGGCCGTAGCGGCGCAGCAGTTCGGCGGCGCGCTCCTCGCCGCACTCGGCGTTCAGCGCCTCCCCGAAGCCGTCGGCCCAGGAGCGGGCGGCCTCGACGAGGCGGGCCTCGATGCGGTCCTTGTCGGCGTCGGAGAGCTCCGGAAGCTCGGTGCCCGGCGGGACGCGGACGACGAAGTGCAGCCGGGAGAGGATCGACTCGGTGTTCCAGGCGGTGAAGTCGACGCTGGTGCCGCCGAGCTCCTCCTTGAGGATGTCGATGATCCGCAGCCGGACGCCCGTGGTGTAGCGGTCGCGCGGCAGGTAGACGAGGGCCGAGTAGTAGCGGCCGTACTCGTCCTGGCGCAGGTAGAGCCGCAGCCGGCGGCGCTCCTGGAGGTACAGGACGGAGGTGACGATGGAGCGCAGCTCGTCGGCGGGCGTCTGGAAGAGCTCGTCGCGCGGGTACGTCTCCATGATCTGCATCAGGTCACGGCCGTCGTGGCTGTTGGGCGTGAAGCCCGCGCCCTTGAGGACCTCTTGGACCTTGCGGCGGATGACCGGGACGCGGCGCACGCTCTCGGTGTACGCGGCGGAGGAGAAGAGCCCCAGGAAGCGCCGCTCGCCGACGACATTGCCCTCGGCGTCGAACTTCTTCACGCCGACGTAGTCGAGGTAGCTCGGCCGGTGCACGGTGGCGCGGCTGTTGGCCTTGGTGAGGACAAGCAGGCGGTGCTCGCGGGCCTTGGCGCGGGCGTCGGCCGGGAGCCGGTTGAAGGACGGCGAGACCGGGTGGTGCTCGTCGCGCTCGTGGTGCGGGTCGGAGCGCAGGATGCCGAGTCCGGTGCCGGGCACGGCGGCCAGCGAGTCGTCGTCGGAGAGGTTGTACTCGCGGTACCCGAGGAACGTGAAGTGGTCGGCGGCCAGCCAGCGCAGCAGCTCGCGGGCCTCATCGACCTCCTGGTCGGGCAGGTCACCGGCGGTCGGCTCGCTCGGCAGCTCCTCGGCGATGCGCAGCGCCGAGTCCCGCATCTTCTCCCAGTCCTCGACGCACTCCCGTACGTCGGACAGGACGCGCAGCAGGTCGGCGGTGATCTGCTTGAGGTCGGAGCGGTCGGTCTCGCGGTCCGTCTCGACGTGGATCCACGACTCGGTGAGCACGTCGTGGCCCTCGGCGGACGAGCCGGCCGGCAGCACCTCGAGGAGCTTGCCGGTGACATCGCGCCGGACCGTGATCTGCGGGTGGATGACGACGTGGATGCCGCGCCCCTGCCGGGACAGCTCGTTCGTCACGGAGTCCACGAGGAACGGCATGTCGTCGGTGACGACCTCGACGACCGAGTGGCTGCACGTCCAGCCGTTCTCCTCGACGGTCGGCGTGTGCACCTTCACGTTGGCCGTGCCCTGCGGGCGGTTCTCCGCGAGGCGGTAGTGCGAGTGTGCGGCCCCGAAGACATCGACCGGATCACGGTCGCTCAGGTCCTCCGGTGCGGTGTGCAGGTAGTAGCGCTGGAGGAACGCGAGCACGCCGTCGGTGTTGGTGGTGGTCCCGGCGGCTTGCGTACCTTCGCCCGTCGCCCCAGTCGGTAGGTTCCCCCCTACCGGGCTGTTCTCAGCTACCCGTGCGGCCCTGGTGAGCAGCTCGGCTTTGGCTTCGTCCAGCTTGGTCTGCATTGTCCTCTGGCTCCTGTCGCGCGCCGTTGCGAGACGTAGATGTGGCGTAGATGAATCGCTCGGCACAACGTCCCGACGCGGGGTGTCCGGTCTGAGACGACGTTATGCCCGGATGAGAGATGGGAGGACGACAATGCGCCGTTTTCAACGAAGAGGCCATCCGCCCGAAATGATCTGCGTCTGAGCGCCGGGCACGACCGCTGTGGCAGGTCGTGATCTCCCGGCGCGGGCAGGGGGCGACGATGCCCCCGCGAGATATCGCGCTGATCACGGGACCAGGCTATCGCTCCCCGAGGGGGCATCGTCATGAGCCGCTTGTGTACAAATCAGGGGGGCGAACTTTGACAGTCTGCACAGAACGCCTGAAGCCCTTGCGTAGTACGGGCTCTTGCCAGCCGGGCGGGGCGGCGACACGTTGGGCGGACGACACGGCGGATCCCGGCGAGGGGAGTGTGTGACCAATGGCACCCAAAATCCTGATCGTCACCGGCGACGCGGCGGAATCGCTGGAAGTCCTCTACCCGTACCAACGGCTGCGGGAGGAGGGGTACGAGGTCGACATCGCGGCTCCGACCCGCAAGAAGCTGCGGTTCGTCGTCCACGACTTCGAGCCCGGCTTCGACACCTACACGGAGAAGCCCGGCTACACCTGGCCGGCCGACCTGGCCTTCTCCGAAGTCGATCCGGGCCAGTACGCCGCACTGGTGATTCCGGGCGGCCGAGCACCGGAATATCTGCGCGCCGACGCCGAGCTCCGCAAGATCATCAAATCCTTCTTCGACACCGACAGGCCCGTCGCGCAGATCTGCCACGGCCCGCTCCTGACGGCAGCGGTCGACGCCCTGCGGGGCCGACGCGTCACGGCGTACCCGGCCCTCGAGACGGACATGCAGGCGGCGGGCGCCACGTTCCAGGACGCGGAGGTGGTCGTCGACGGCACCTTGGTCTCCTCCCGCGCCTGGCCGGACCACTCGCAGTGGATGCGGGAGTTCCTGACGGTGCTGCGGGCGAAGGCGCCGGCGGGCAGCTAGGTAAGTGCGGTGGCTGCCCCGCCGACGAGGGCAGCCACCGAAACGCGCCGTACTCCGGACGCAGCGACGGGGGGCCGATGCCACGACAGCCGTGGGGAGTTGACCATTGCCGTCCGGCGCCCCGCCGCGCCGTTCCTCCAGAGCACGCGACACCTGTACAGCGTGCCGCGCCCCGACCCCCCTCGGCATCGGTATCGCCGTGGAGCCGTATACGCATCTGCGCACGCGGAGCCGGAATCCGTATACCTAGGCAAACTCAGCCCCTCCGGCGATTGAGGGGATCTCCGTACGTGACCCCACCCCCAACTTCGCCAAAATATGCTCCACATGCGCATCCGCCGTCCGCTTGGAGATCACCAACCGCTCGGCGATCTCCCGGTTGGACATCCCCTCCGCCACCAGCACCGCAACCTCCCGCTCCCGCCGGGTGAGCGCATCCACCCCGCCCCCACGCGCCGCCGGCACCTGCGCCACCGGCGGCGCGTCGGCCCCGGCCCGTACGGCATCGAGCACCTGCCGCCCCGAAAGCCGCGCCCCCACGCCCCACCACCGCCCGAACTCCTCCTCGCCCAGGGCCCGCAGTACGGCGCCACGCACGGACTCCTGCTCCTCGAAGAGTGACGGCAGCATCCCGACCGGGTCACCGCCCCCGAGCCGCCGCGCGTTCTCCGCGTACCCGAGCAGCCACGCCGCCCGCACCTGCCGCTTGTCGTACGCGGCGGACCAGGCGAGTCCGAGACAGCACAGCGCGGCGATCAGCACCTCGTCGATCTCCGCGGCGGCCTCCAGGCCCCGGCACAACGAGGCGACGGCCTCCACCCGCTCCCCGGCGAGCCAGAGGATGACGCCCTGCACCATGAGCGTGGACCCGAACAGCTGCCGCTCCCCCGTGCTCTCCAGGTGGGCGAGCCCCGTGCGGCACAGTGCGAGCGCGCCGTCCGTGTCCCCGAGCACGCCGAGCAGCAGCGCCGCTTCGTAGTGGATGACGCCGATGCCGAGGCCGTCCTCGCGCGCCAGGATCCGCTGCCGCGCGTCCTCCATGACGTCGAGCCCGTCCGGTTCCCCGCACAGCGCGTCGAGGCCGCCCAGATACGCGTCGCAGAACAGCTCGACCCGGTCGTTGCCCGAGCGGCGCGCGATGTCGACGGCCCGGTGGAAGAGTTCGAGCGCGCCCGGCAGATCCCCCTGCCACACCGAGAAGAGGGCGGTCATGAACCGCCCCCACGCCTGCTCCTGCCCCACCTCGTCGAGGAGCGCGAGCCCCTTCTCGATCCAGTACCGCCCCTCGGAGAGCTGGCCGACCGCCCGCCAGTACGGGCCGAGCTGCGCGGCGAACCACACGCCGGCGGCCACCGAGTCGGGACTCTGGTAGGCGTATTCGAGCGCGGCCCTGACATCGGCCCGCGCCGCGCGCAGCACCCGGTAGTGGCCGACCTGCTCGGTCGTCAGGAAGCCGTCCCAGTAACGCTGCCCGAGCTCCCGGTGGTACGCGGAGTGCCGCTGCCGCACGGCCGCCGACTGCCCCGCCTCCTCCAGCCACTCGGCGCCGTACTCGCGGATGGTGTCGAGCATCCGGTACCGGCTGCCGTTCTCCCCGATCCGCTGCACGACGGACTTGTCGACGAGCCCGATGAGCTGCTCGAGCACGTCGGGGCCCGCCAACTCGCCGCCCGCGCCCACGACTTCGGCGGCGGCCAGCCCGAAGGAGCCCGCGAAGACGGAGAGCCGCGCCCACAGCAGCCGCTCCTGCGGCGTGCACAGTTCGTGCGACCAGCCGATGGCCGTACGCAGCGTCTGGTGCCGGGTCAGCGAGGTGCGCCGGCCGCCCGTGAGCACCTCGAAGCGCTGCCCGAGCCGCTCCACCAGATGTTCGAGGGGCACCGCCCGCAGCCGCACCGCCGCCAGCTCGATGGCGAGCGGGATCCCGTCGAGTCGTCGGGCGAGCGCCGCGAGCTGCTCCCGGTTCGCCTCGTCCACGGCGAAGCCCGGCACCACGGCGGACGCCCGTTGCACGAACAGCTCCAGGGCGTCATCGGGGGCGAGCGGCGCGATGGCGCAGCAGCGCTCCCCCGGCACATCGAGCGGCTGCCTGCTGGTGGCGAGCACGCTGACGCCGGCCGCCTCCCGCAGCAGTACGTCGGTGAGCATGGCGCAGGCGTCGACGAGATGCTCGCACGTGTCGAGCACGATGAGCAGCCGCCGCCCCTGAAGGTGCGCGACGACGGCGTCGAGCGGCTCCATGCCCGCCTGTTCCGGCAGTTCGAGCACGGCGGCCAGGGTGACGGGGATCAGCTCGGGGTCGCGCAGCGCGCTCAGCTCGACGAGCCACACCCCGTCCGGGAACCGCTCGGCGAGCCCGGCCGCGGCCCGCATCGCCGTACGACTCTTGCCGACGCCGCCCGGTCCCACCAGGGTGACGAGGCGGGCGCGCTCGAACCCGGCCCGCACCTCGGCCAGTTCGTCCTTCCTGCCGACGAACGTGGTTACTTCTACGGGGAGTTGACCGCCCCGCCGCTGCCCGAACCCGAAACCCATGAACTCCGCCCCCGTCGTATCGCCGCGCCACTGGCCCACCACAGCGTACGCAGCCGACAGCGGAGCGTGAACTGGGTCGATGCAAAAGGCGGCGGATACGGGTGGGTTCACCGCTCCGGTTGACGGCCGGGGGTGCGGCTCGGGGCGCCGGGGGCGCGGTTCAGGGTCCCGGGGGCGCTGCTCAGGCCGCCGCGGCCAGCCGCTCGGCCTCGCGCACCGCCTCCACCAGGGTGTCGACGACGGGAGCGCCCACCCCTTCGAGACTGGCCCTGCTGTGCGAGCCGCCGGTGTAGAGCACGGCCTGCGCGCCCGCGGCGATCGCCGCCACGGCGTCGTCCGCGGCGTCCCCGATGACCACGGTCCGCTCCGGGGCCACGCCGTCGAGGACCTTCAGGTGCCGCACCATGTACTCGGTCTTGCTGCCGCCAGAGGGGCCCGTCCGCCCGTCGACGCGCACGAACCGCTCGGCGATGCCCAACTGGCTTACCAGCGGCACGAGTTGCTCGTGTCCGGCCATGCTGAGGATGGACTGGCTGCGCCCGGCCTCCTGCCAGCCGGCGAGCAGCAGCTCGACGCCCTCGGTGAGCCGGCAGTCCACCGCGTACCGCTCGTAGTGCTGGTGGAACGCGCCGTCCATCGCCGTCCACTCGGCCGGGGTGGGCAGCCGGCCCATCAGCCGCTCGTAGAACTTGGGGATGGGGATGCAGTACAGCTCGCGGTACTTCTCCAGCGTGATCGGTTCGAGCCCGACCGCCGCGAAGGCCGCGTTGCTGGCGCGTATGACCGCCTCGTTGTCGTGGAACAGCGTGCCGTTCCAGTCCCAGACGATGTGTGTGCCCGTGTGCATCCCGAAGTGCCTCCCCATGACAAGAAACTACCCACCCCTGAGGCGGATCCCTCAGCGATCGCCCTAGGGCCCTAGGCCCTGTCGTCAAACTCCCGTCTGCCCGGCGACGCCTGGCACGCACGCTCGCGGCGTTGCCGAAAAGTCCTAGTAGCTCCGCTACGAGGACTTCCCGGCGCCTTGCGATCGCACGCCCCAGACGCCGCCGGGCCGCCCTCCGGGCGACGACGGGAGTTGGAGTTTGACGACAGGACCTAGCCCACGAGGCCCGGGATCTCCTGCGTGGCGAACCACAGCAGGTCGTGGTCCTCGGCGCCGTCCACGACGAACTGCGCGTCGTCGTCGCCCCGGTCGGCCGCGGCGAGCGCCTCTGCGGCGGCCGCCACATCGGCGTCGGCGTCGCCCGAGTCGACGTGCACGGCGGCGACCTTCGCCAGCGGCACCGTCTCGCGCACCGTCAGCTCGCCGAGCGCGCCCTGCTCGCCTCCGCGGTCCTGGTCGGCGACGGCGGCCCCGTCCGGCACGTCCACCGCGACGACGACCCGGCGGCGCGCGGCAGCGGGGTCGGCGGCGACGAGCCGCAGCGAGGCGAGCGCGGCCCGATTGAGCGCCGCGTACTCCAGCTCCTCGATGTCCTCGGACCGGTACCACTCGCGCAGCGCGGGCGTCACGGCGAAGGCGGTGACGGGCGCGGGCCCGATCTCGCCGGCCTTGTACGCCTCTGCGAGTCGAGGCAGGGACAGAGGTACGTACACGCGCATGGTCCGGCTGCTTTCTGCTCTGCGTCGGGGGCTTCAGGATACGTGGGGGCGTCCCCCTTCGGGCCGCCACCCGCGTCCGCCCGGGCGTCAACGCCCACCCACGGCCGACCTCCGTACGCTCCCGGGGGCCGGGCCCTCGCGCCGCCCCGGTCACCCTGATAGGCGAACCCACCGCCGCACCCCGGCTCCGCCCACCGGCGCTTGCCGCCGCACCCCCGGCCTCGTACAAGATCCTCACGAGGAGTTACCGGTCGGTATCGGGAGGCGTCATGCAGAAGGTCATGAACAGGCGGGGGCCACGCGGAAACACCCGGCCGCCCACCCGCCGCGACAGCCGTCGCCCCGGCGCGGTTCCGCGGCGCGTCCCACCACAGGTCCCGCCGCACCCCACCGAGCTGTTCACCCAGCGCCTGCTCCTGGTGCTCAGCGGCGACAGGCCCCTGCACTGGTTCGCCCGCCACGCCGCGCACCAGGCCTTCGACGACCTGCTCTGGCT
Protein-coding sequences here:
- a CDS encoding DJ-1/PfpI family protein gives rise to the protein MAPKILIVTGDAAESLEVLYPYQRLREEGYEVDIAAPTRKKLRFVVHDFEPGFDTYTEKPGYTWPADLAFSEVDPGQYAALVIPGGRAPEYLRADAELRKIIKSFFDTDRPVAQICHGPLLTAAVDALRGRRVTAYPALETDMQAAGATFQDAEVVVDGTLVSSRAWPDHSQWMREFLTVLRAKAPAGS
- a CDS encoding ATP-binding protein, with the translated sequence MGFGFGQRRGGQLPVEVTTFVGRKDELAEVRAGFERARLVTLVGPGGVGKSRTAMRAAAGLAERFPDGVWLVELSALRDPELIPVTLAAVLELPEQAGMEPLDAVVAHLQGRRLLIVLDTCEHLVDACAMLTDVLLREAAGVSVLATSRQPLDVPGERCCAIAPLAPDDALELFVQRASAVVPGFAVDEANREQLAALARRLDGIPLAIELAAVRLRAVPLEHLVERLGQRFEVLTGGRRTSLTRHQTLRTAIGWSHELCTPQERLLWARLSVFAGSFGLAAAEVVGAGGELAGPDVLEQLIGLVDKSVVQRIGENGSRYRMLDTIREYGAEWLEEAGQSAAVRQRHSAYHRELGQRYWDGFLTTEQVGHYRVLRAARADVRAALEYAYQSPDSVAAGVWFAAQLGPYWRAVGQLSEGRYWIEKGLALLDEVGQEQAWGRFMTALFSVWQGDLPGALELFHRAVDIARRSGNDRVELFCDAYLGGLDALCGEPDGLDVMEDARQRILAREDGLGIGVIHYEAALLLGVLGDTDGALALCRTGLAHLESTGERQLFGSTLMVQGVILWLAGERVEAVASLCRGLEAAAEIDEVLIAALCCLGLAWSAAYDKRQVRAAWLLGYAENARRLGGGDPVGMLPSLFEEQESVRGAVLRALGEEEFGRWWGVGARLSGRQVLDAVRAGADAPPVAQVPAARGGGVDALTRREREVAVLVAEGMSNREIAERLVISKRTADAHVEHILAKLGVGSRTEIPSIAGGAEFA
- a CDS encoding HAD family hydrolase — protein: MGRHFGMHTGTHIVWDWNGTLFHDNEAVIRASNAAFAAVGLEPITLEKYRELYCIPIPKFYERLMGRLPTPAEWTAMDGAFHQHYERYAVDCRLTEGVELLLAGWQEAGRSQSILSMAGHEQLVPLVSQLGIAERFVRVDGRTGPSGGSKTEYMVRHLKVLDGVAPERTVVIGDAADDAVAAIAAGAQAVLYTGGSHSRASLEGVGAPVVDTLVEAVREAERLAAAA
- a CDS encoding DUF6912 family protein, with product MRVYVPLSLPRLAEAYKAGEIGPAPVTAFAVTPALREWYRSEDIEELEYAALNRAALASLRLVAADPAAARRRVVVAVDVPDGAAVADQDRGGEQGALGELTVRETVPLAKVAAVHVDSGDADADVAAAAEALAAADRGDDDAQFVVDGAEDHDLLWFATQEIPGLVG
- a CDS encoding Rv3235 family protein translates to MQKVMNRRGPRGNTRPPTRRDSRRPGAVPRRVPPQVPPHPTELFTQRLLLVLSGDRPLHWFARHAAHQAFDDLLWLVERRTLLPGAGPRPTVHGIGHFEPAPGSYEVFARIAVGPRLHALAFRLALGEDQRWRCTAVELGGRPPRDDVE